In Centropristis striata isolate RG_2023a ecotype Rhode Island chromosome 15, C.striata_1.0, whole genome shotgun sequence, a genomic segment contains:
- the LOC131986971 gene encoding transmembrane protease serine 2-like: MMMGPLNIVAQGKAKAGFAVYYQCLLGKSCKSGGKCLSSSQWCDGVKDCPRGEDESHCRTEEGEREAERETDRQDQSAEGISGNFKVQQSPSSGSVTSSNMNNNQQNAPIYDNGGFQHDEGRPPPTPQPPSNVAPLYAKVGFQHDEGRPPPTPQTPSNVAPLYDNGGFQHEEGRPPPTPQPPRYVAPLYAKVGFQHEEGRPPPTPQPPSCVAPLYDNGGFQHDEGRPPQPPSCVAVTPTVDTNHTTAPGTPHDTPQEKGKKKCQRKYILCGSLCALLVLAVAILLWYFLYYQCLQGKSCKSGGKCLSSSKRCDGVKDCPNGKDESHCFRLNRTNFMLQSYSSANQTWLPVCADDWNNNHGRAVCEQMGYNRSHYVSFTQTSACSLASRGSMKLKPGFYHGSRIKSHLEHSQSCSANAVKLQCIECGRSEASPSSGIKGVTDAENGAWPWQVSLQTSDEPSDQHVCGGSIISPYWILSAAHCFQHDSGPESWTVRSGDVSLSKMRLKDGNTVNKIITHQQYNQETHDNDIALLKLDTPLTFSRTVRPVCLPNMGVDLSAGQRAWITGWGALSTAGYPDRLKQAQVTVYSRETCNYPYVLDGKVTETMICAGKVEGGADACKGDGGGPLVIQQGGVWWLAGDTSWGIGCGLEDTTGVYSNVTYFVNWVYEQMQNE, from the exons atgatgatggggcccttgaatattgttgcccagggtaaAGCAAAAGCAGGGTTTGCAGTATACTACCAGTGTTTACTGGGGAAGTCGTGTAAAAGTGGTGGAAAGTGTTTGAGCTCCTCCCAGTGGTGTGATGGTGTGAAAGACTGCCCTCGTGGAGAGGATGAATCTCACTGCA GAACAGAAGAGGGGGAAcgtgaggcagagagagaaacagacagacaggatcAGAGCGCTGAAGGAATTAGTGGGAATTTCAAG GTTCAGCAGTCTCCCTCTTCGGGCAGTGTAACCAGTTCCAACatgaataataatcag CAGAATGCTCCCATCTATGACAACGGAGGGTTTCAGCATGATGAAGGGAGACCCCCACCAACCCCACAACCCCCCAGCAATGTTGCCCCCCTCTATGCCAAGGTAGGGTTTCAGCATGATGAAGGGAGACCCCCACCAACCCCACAAACCCCCAGCAATGTTGCCCCCCTCTATGACAACGGAGGGTTTCAGCATGAGGAAGGGAGACCCCCACCAACCCCACAACCCCCCAGATATGTTGCCCCCCTCTATGCCAAGGTAGGGTTTCAGCATGAGGAAGGGAGACCCCCACCAACCCCACAACCCCCCAGCTGTGTTGCCCCCCTCTATGACAACGGAGGGTTTCAGCATGATGAAGGGAGACCCCCACAACCCCCCAGCTGTGTTGCCGTCACTCCTACAGTAGACACCAACCACACTACAGCACCTGGAACCCCACATGACACACCACAAGAGAAAG GAAAGAAGAAATGTCAGCGGAAATATATACTGTGTGGCTCTCTGTGTGCGCTCCTTGTCCTGGCGGTGGCCATCCTGCTCTGGTACTTCT tataCTACCAGTGTTTACAGGGGAAGTCGTGTAAAAGTGGTGGAAAGTGTTTGAGCTCCTCCAAGAGGTGTGATGGTGTTAAAGACTGCCCTAATGGAAAGGATGAATCTCACTGCT TTCGCCTCAACAGGACCAACTTCATGCTGCAAAGTTACTCATCTGCCAACCAGACGTGGTTGCCGGTTTGTGCTGACGACTGGAACAACAACCATGGCAGAGCTGTGTGTGAGCAGATGGGCTACAACAG AAGCCATTACGTGTCCTTCACCCAGACCAGTGCATGTTCTTTGGCATCCAGAGGATCCATGAAGCTGAAGCCTGGTTTTTACCATGGATCACGTATAAAGTCTCATCTTGAACACAG CCAGAGTTGCTCAGCTAATGCAGTCAAGCTTCAGTGTATCG AATGTGGACGGAGTGAAGCTTCCCCCAGTTCTGGTATTAAGGGGGTTACAGACGCAGAAAATGGGGCCTGGCCGTGGCAGGTCAGCCTCCAGACTTCAGATGAACCTTCAGATCAACACGTTTGTGGAGGCTCCATTATCAGCCCTTATTGGATCCTATCTGCTGCACACTGCTTCCAACA TGACTCCGGTCCTGAATCTTGGACGGTACGGTCAGGCGACGTGAGCTTGTCTAAGATGAGGCTTAAAGATGGCAACACAGTGAACAAAATTATCACTCATCAACAATACAACCAAGAAACTCATGACAATGACATCGCTCTCCTAAAGCTCGATACACCTCTGACATTTTCAA GGACAGTGAGGCCAGTGTGTCTCCCCAACATGGGTGTGGACCTCTCTGCTGGACAAAGAGCCTGGATCACAGGATGGGGAGCCTTAAGCACAGCTG GATACCCTGACAGACTGAAACAGGCCCAGGTGACTGTTTACAGCAGAGAGACCTGTAACTACCCTTATGTGTTAGATGGAAaagtcactgagaccatgatcTGTGCCGGCAAAGTGGAGGGAGGAGCCGACGCATGTAag GGTGACGGTGGAGGACCCCTGGTGATTCAGCAGGGAGGTGTATGGTGGCTGGCAGGGGACACTAGCTGGGGGATTGGATGTGGTTTGGAGGACACGACAGGAGTCTACAGCAATGTGACCTATTTTGTCAACTGGGTGTATGAACAAATGCAG